The Chloroflexota bacterium nucleotide sequence TGCTTGGCTTTTGGTCTGACCTCGGGGTCAGGTAGTGCGGTCGTTGATGTTCCAGTCTGAGACATGTTGATCTCTCCCTTGCCCCCATTATACAGTTAATTGTCAGGGAGAGTTGTACCACCCCATATTAGCACAGGGGGTAACAGTATATACTGATTAGAAGTATAGGTTTACCACTCGGATTAACCAAAAACATTATCGCCGATTCAAATTCGCGCCAAGAGTACTTTCCTGCTTGCGTTCTAAATTCATCTTGGGCTTTAATGTACCAGGGGCTTGGACCAGGAACCATGTCAATTGGATCTATTTTCATAGGGAAAACCTAGAGATGGATTTGAGTGCACACATTTTTTTCATCACGGCAAATGTACATGCGTGTGTCCGTACTTTTTCATCAAATCAACTGTCTCTTCAATCGGCAAGCCCGCCGCGACGCGACCATCGCGCCCGATCATCGTGTCCGATTTGAACAGCGAGTTGAGCACCGCTTCTTCCGTCGCTTCGACGACCGACCAAAACATATTGTTGATGATGTCACCCTGCTCGATAATTTGCTCGGCGGTGTAGGTGAGCGAATCGGCGAAATGTTTTTTGCGGCGCGTGGTGCTGAACGCGATGACGAAATCGCCGCTGGTGTTTCCCGTGTGCGAGCCAGTGCGCGCGAGTCCGTTTTGCGCGCGCATCGCGAGTCGCGTCAAGATGCGTTGCGAGCACGGCGCGTCGGTCGCGATAATGACGATGACCGAGCCGCCATCAACGACCGGTGAACCTTGCGAAGGTTTTGGAACCTTCGCAAGGGTTTTAATTTCCGGCGGATTTTCGGATTTGCGACGAAGCGGTTTGTAGCGTTCGAGTTCGCGCCCGACCGGTACACCGTCAATCATCAACTGCGGTCGCCAACCGAAATTCGTTTGCACGAGCACGCCAACCGTAAAGTCACCGAGTTTTTCCGGCAATTTGCGCGACGCCGTGCCGATACCACCCTTGAAATCGTAACACGTCATCCCGGTTCCGCCGCCGACCGCGCCTTCTTCGACCGGTCCGCCGCGCGCGGTATCAATCGCGTGAAAGACATGTTCGCGTTTGACGTGACGACCGCGAATGTCGTTGAGGTACATATCGCTCGTCTCGGCAACGACCGGACTGATGCCCCAGGTGTCCACGCCCATCGCCTCGTTGCGCGCGATGCTCCAATCAATCAAGGCATCGGCAACGCGCGGCACGTTCCACGTGTTCGTGAGCAAGATCGGTCCCTCGATAAAACCCATCTCGTGAATCTGTTCCGAGTTGGTCACTTCGCCGAAACCGTTGATCCGCAAAACCGCGCCGGTCACTTTTTCGAGGAACATGTCGCCGCCGTGCGTGTGAATCGCGGTAACGCCGGTGCGAATCGGTCCGACGCCGGGAACGAGTTTGCCTTCACCTTCGATGAGCGTCATGTGTCCAACGCGCACGCCGGCAACATCGGTAATCGCGTTGTAGCGTCCGGGCTTGACACGCCCGATTTTGATTCCCAGGTCGCGCGCGCGTGGTCGTGTGGTCAACTCAGCACATCTCCTTTTTGCCGGCATCCAGGTTTTTGCCCATGATGGTAATGTCCATCACGTCCCAACCTAGCCCCTGATAAAACTCGATCACGTCTTCGTTCTCGCGCTTGACGAGCAAATAACTCTTGAGACAACCCTTTGCCGCCATCCGTTTTTCAACTTCCGCCATCAATATTTTGCCAAGACCATTGCCGCGATACACGCGCGCAACTGCGAGATGATAAATGAGACCGCGCCGACCATCGTACCCGCCAAACACAGTGCCGATCAGTTTGCCATCATCCGTCGCGACGAGGAACAAGTCTGGGTCGCGCTGTAACTTTTTCGCGATCTCGTCGCGCGTATCCGAACGGCTGAGACCGATCCCAGGTGCGGAGTCTTGCCACAGTGCGAATGCCACGTCGTAGTCGTCGAGGGTGAATTCACGAAGTTCAATCACAAGTGAACAATGCCTTTCTCTGAAGAGTTGCCAACCCTGTTATTTCCAAGCGAACCGTGACCAGTATGTCAGAACGATTCCAATGGAGGTTATCACAAAGCCAACGCGATTAAGGATATATTCATTCTTTGTCAAAATATCTTTGCCCAGCCAAAACTTCCGCCACACTTGATTGTCCTTTGTCCGTGCGCTGTACATTGCGTTGGACATGGTCAGCATAGCAATTCCGACAAATGCAATCAATACGAATAGATAGGTCAGAGACATAGTTTCCTCTCATTGGGTTTCCCAAATTCGACAACTCTAAACAAGGCTTGATCTCGATGACTGCTAGAGAATCACCAGCGCCATATTATCGAAATACGCCGACACGCGCCGATGGTCTGCCCAGGAAACAAAGCGCACCGTCGCGTCGTACGGATCGTGATACGTCACGCCGCGATCACTCGCGGCGATGATGACGCTCGCGTGTTCGTACGGAACCAGCTTGACCGTTGTGCCATCCGCCAATTTCACCATCACCGGCGATTGGTACGAATCCTGCCACGTATGCCACCAAATCACCGCGCGACCGGCGCGCAAATGCGCGAGCAATGCGTCTTTGAATTCGTCGTAACTCTGTCCGTACAAAACCTGGGATTGGATGCCGAGCGCAGTCAATCCTTTTTGCAAACCTTGCGCGTACACGCCGTAATCGTTCAAGCCGCCATAATACGTCGGGTTCGTTTGCCCGCGAATTCCGTCAAAGGGATTCTCACTGCGCGGCATCACCGCGAGCAGTTGATCTTCGGTGATCGCGCCGCGCGATGCCATCGCCGCGGACGCTTCCTCGCAGGTGAGCGCCTGCTTTTGTCGGAAGAGCGGAACGCCGGTGATCCGCACCTCATTCGCGCCGGCGACCGGCGCGGCGCGCGCCGGTGATTTGCCCGGGAGCACGAGTCGCTGACCCGCGTAGATCATCCATCCATTTGGCAAATCGTTCGCCTGCGCGAGCGCGACCGTCGTCGTGTCGTGCCGCAACGCGATTTGCGCGAGCGTCTCGCCCGACTGGACGACATAGGAACGCGCCGACCCAGCCAAGGTCGGCGCAGTACGCGTTGCCGTTGTCGGAATCTTCAACGTCCAACCGGTGTAGATCAAACCATTCGCGGGTAAATCATTCGCAGTGGAGAGGGCGTCCACCGTCGTATTGAATCGCGCGGCAATCGAAAAAAGCGTATCGCCGGCGCGCACCGTGTAGAAACCGCTCGGCGTTGTCGCGGGCGCGGGACTCGCATTGCCGGCTGGAATTTTCAGACGCATCCCGGCGTAGAGCCAGCCGTCCATCCGAATGTTGTTCGCGTTCGCGATCGCTTGCGGCGTGACACCGTACGTCCGCGCGATGCTGGAAAGCGTTTCACCCCACGCGACGGTGTGTGTGGTGGGCGTGTCGGCGGAGACGTATCCCGGCAACACAAGCAAACAGAAAACCGAGAGCAGAACGATCGGACGAAGAAATTTTATTTCCATGACCGTCTGCGCAAAGATTCGTCGCCTAACTGCCAGTACTCTACGCCCGTTACACCGACGCGCGCAACCTTGCCCATGCGCGCCGCTTTCGAATGGAATTCTGGTAAACGCAAAACTCTCCGAAGCATTTGAGGCAATTCATCCTGTTGATCATTCTGCAGAGGAAAACAAAGGACGCCATATCGCGGATTTCGCAATGATCTGTTCCAAAAACCCAGGTCAATCATCGCCAAAGTCGGCTGACGCAGACTGCACAGGATTTCTGGCACTCGTTCATCCTTGATGACCCCACCCGGACGCAATTCGCGCAGACGTTGGACGGTGATCCATCGCGCGATCGGGATCAAGACTTCTTGATCAAAGAGCTGGTCATCGAGAATGATTTGGCTCACGCGGCAATCTCAAGCGGAATGTGATAACGCAAGCGCAATGATTCGGTTGCCAATTCGACTACTTCTTCAATCGCGGGGCGTCTCAACTCTGGATAACTTTTGAGCAATTGCTCAACCGAGTATCCTTTTGCCAACAAGGCGAGGACCGTGTCAATGGGCACGCGTGTACCCGCAAATGTTATTTGCCCGTGACAGATTTCCGGATCAATCACGATGTACTTGCCGATTTCCGTCCGACTCATTAAAACTATTCCTTTCGTTCAGCGTTTTCCGATTTCGATGTGGGCTGTCCCGGATTCATCGCCGCCATCGCGCGTTCCAATTTCTCGCGCCACGTTTGCGCGCGCGTCTTGGGCGCAGGCGGCGCGACGGATTCCGCCAACGGCGGCGATGTCGGTTCCGATTCCGGAGTCTCGAATGGCGGTACGAGTTCTTCCGGCTCGGATTGAAGCATCTCGAACGGCGGCGCGACTTCTTCCGGGCTTTGGTCTACAATCATTGTGGATTCATCGGATGTTGCAACGAATTCCGCTTCTGGCTCAAAGTCATCCGCCGGTGGCAACGGTTCACCGAGCGGTGTGCGAAATTCGTCGTACTCGCCGAGCGCCGCGGGTGGCATAACCAGCGTCGCGGTTTCGTCCAGGTCTTCGGGCGGGATGTACGATTCGATTTCGTCGCCCAGCACCGGCGGCGGAATCATGTCGGCAGCTGGCTCGTGCCCGACAAGTGGGATCGTGTCCGGCATCGCATCGTACTCTGCCGCGATTTCCGTCGGCATCCCGATGTCGCTGCGCGTTTCGCCGGTCGCGCTGTCCTCGCCGCCGTTCTCGCCCTCGACCAGTTTGTGCCACGCGCCGTCCATCCCATCGTCGGTGACGCCGTAATACACAAGCACTTTATCGCCGACGCGTTGCGCGAGATCATAGCGCATCTTGCCGCCGCGCTTGTGCGTTTTCCAAATGCCAATGTCGCCCGTCCATTGCACGTTCTCGGCTTTGACCGGATTTTTTTCGTGTTCCGAAATCGCGTACTGCCACAAACTGCGCGCGCTCGCAAGCGTCACATTTTGCACGATGCGGCTATTTCGCAAATCGCGCACGGAATAATAGTGCGTGCCTTTCCGCACATCGGACGCGACGATCTCCACCCCGGTGCGCGGCGCGGGCACGTTCGGTTGGACTTGCGCGGGATGCTCGACCGGCGGCAACGGTTCGCTCACCGGCGACGCGGCAAATTCGACCGCGAGGGATTCGCGCACGAGTTGCACGATCTCGTCACGCATCGCGAGCGTCGTTTCGTTTTCGGAACGCACATAGATGTGCGCGCCGTCGAGCGCGTACGGTACATCGCTGCCGCGCGGGACGATCATTTGCAGAACGGTCTTGCCCTGGCTCTTGAGCGCCTCGATTTGCGTGTCGAGCGGTGGATTGATTTGTTTCGAGATCGCGCTCTTCAAATCCGCGATGGCGTGTTCGACGCGTTCAACTCCGACGACGGGTTGGCGCGCGTGCGCGTTCGCGCCGATATAGATCGTGCCGCCGTTCGTGTTCGCAAGCGCGACGACATCCTGCAAAATCGCTGGCGCGACGTTGCGCTTGTCGAGCATTTTTTCGTGGAACGCTTGCACGAGCGTTTCGCCTTGTTCGCGCGCTTCGCGAATCGGGTCGAAGGGTTCTTCGGTCGCCGCGCGATACGGGCGCGTGCGCGAGAAATCGTTGCCGACGAACACGTCCTTGATCGCGTCGAACGAAACGTCGTCGAGCAAGATTTCGGTCGCGCGGTCGCCGACGCCCATCTCGTTTTTGAACTTGGCGTCGTAATCGAGTTTGTGCGCGTCGCTACCCTGGATGCAGTGCATCCGGCGCGGATATTCCGGCTTGATGCCGTTGAAGAACATCGCGGTGCGCCGCCGCGAACGCGATTCGAGATCGGTCACTTCGAGCGCGTGCAAATTCGAATCCTGGGTGTACGCGATGCGCGTCTGCCCGCCGAAATCGAACCCAGGCATAGCGACGCCGTGCGACGAATTCGCGTGCGCGGCAATGACGAGACCGCCGGCTTGGTTGACCATGCGATACGCGGTCAGTACGTCGGTCGTCGCGCCAACTTCGCCGCTCCCGTCGTCGAGCTTATCGGCGGGCACGTTGAGCGACATCAACAGATGATCGAGTTCGCGCACGGTCGTTTCGGGTTGGAAAATCGCGAGGATGTGAAAACCCAGCGTCGCGGTCAATTCAAAGCCGGGCAAGATCAACAGTTTTTCGCGCAAGCGACGATACTCGCCAAGTTGCTTGCGCTCCTCGTCGGTCATGCGATCCAAGCGCGCGAGTGTTTCGAGCGTTTCGACTTGTTGCAGAAAACGCGCGTAACCCATCACCGAATTGTGATCGGTGAACGCGACAATGTCGAGTCCCTTGTCTTCCGCTTTTTTGAGAAAGTCAAGGTACGATACGCCAGATTGTTTGTAATCGGCGGAGGCAGGTGTGTGCAAATGCAAATCCATTCGCCGCCACTGGCGTTGTGAAGATTTTTTGCGTTGAGGCATGTGTCCCTTCCTTGGGGAGAGTAGGCAAGTAAACCGGTAGACAGGTAAACAAGGAACCAGGCAAGCTATATGCCAGTGAACTTGTTTACTTGTATCCTTGGCTACCTGCACGGGAAGGGTTGCGCGAGGAGAACCGTGGCGAAAAAATCTCGCCGGAAATGCGCCCAGGGTGCGAGCGATGCAATGGTTGTCGCGACGCAAGTCGGCATGACTCGGCGACACAATCACTCGCGGAGGCGTCCACGCTTCGGCAAATGTGTCTCGTCTGTTTTGTAATGCGAGACGAAATCAAAAATCGAATCGAGACGCGCAAATCGAGCGCGTTTGGTCTCTCGTCTGGCGTAACCCAGTCCAGAGTACAGGCAATCGGAAATATAGTGCGCGATTGTCTGCGGGTGGATACAGTTTGTTCGGTTGTTAAGTGTGCCTCACTCCTCACCCCCTTCGCCCCCTCTCCCCTCTCCTGATTCTCCGAATCAGGAGAGGGGAGAGGGGGTTGGGGGAGTGGGGCGAGGTCACCCGTTCTTTTTCTTCGCGGTGCGCGGTGTTTTGTCTTTTGATTCGGTCGCCGGTTCTGCATCGCGACCATTACCGCTGCCGTTGCCAGGGGCAACGCGTTTTTCGCCGAGTGCCGCGCTAAAGACATCGGTCACTTGCTCGGCAAAGACAAAGTTCAAGTCTTTGCGAACCTGGTCTGGAAGTTCATCCAAATCTTTTTCATTACGCTTGGGCAAAATCACAGTTTTCAATCCGGCGCGATGTGCCGCGAGCACTTTTTCCTTGATGCCGCCGACCGGCAGCACGCGTCCGCGCAACGTAATCTCGCCGGTCATCGCGACATCGCTGCGCACGAGCCGGTCCGTCACGAGACTCGCGAGCGCGGTTGCCATCGTTACGCCGGCGCTCGGACCGTCCTTGGGCGTCGCGCCTTCGGGGACGTGGACGTGAATGTCGCTCTGCTCAAAGACTTTATTTTCGACGCCCAGTTCTTTCGCCTTCGAGCGGACGTACGACATCGCGGCTTGCGCGGATTCGCGCATCACGTCGCCGAGTTGCCCGGTCACCATAAAGCCCTTGCCGCCCGGCATGCGCGTCGCTTCAATGAATACAATGTCGCCGCCGACCGGCGTCCAGACCAGACCGGTTGCCACGCCGGGAATCGTCGTGCGTTCTGCGACTTCGGCGTAGAACCTGGGTTTGCCGAGCAGTTCGCTCACCTTCGCGGGCGTGATGATGACGGGCGTCTCTTTGCCTTCCGCGATGTGCGTTGCCACTTTGCGGCAGACCGAGCCGAGATTGCGTTCGAGATTTCGCACGCCGGCTTCGCGCGTGTAATCGCGCGCGATTTGGCGAATCGCGTCATCCTCGAACGCGATTTCTTCCGGCTTGAGTCCGTTCTCTTTCACCTGGCGCGGAACGAGATACCCTTTCGCGATGTAGAGTTTCTCGTCTTCCGTGTAACCGGAGAGGACGAGAATTTCCATGCGGTCGCGCAACGCGGGCTGAATCGAATCGAGCTGATTCGCGGTGCAAATGAAGATGACTTGCGAAAGGTCAAAGTCCACGTCGAGATAATGATCGCGAAAGGTTTTGTTCTGCGCGGGATCGAGCACTTCGAGCAGCGCCGACGACGGATCACCGCGAAAGTCTGCCCCGATCTTGTCCACTTCGTCGAGCATCATCACCGGGTTGCGCGATTCCGCACGCTTGAGCGATTGGACGATGCGCCCGGGCAACGCGCCGATGTACGTGCGGCGATGCCCGCGAATCTCGGCTTCGTCGTGCATGCCGCCGAGCGACATGCGGATGAACTTGCGCCCGAGCGCGCGCGCGATGGATTGACCGAGCGAGGTCTTGCCTACGCCGGGCGGTCCGGCAAAACAAAGAATCGAACCTTTGTAGGTGCGCGCCTCTTCGTCGCCGCCGCGTTCGAGACGCAGTTTGCGAACGGACAAGTACTCGAGGATGCGTTCCTTGACTTCCTTGAGGTCGTAGTGATCCTCATCGAGAATTTGCCGCGCGCGCGCAATGTCGAGATTATCCTGGCTCGTTTTGGTCCACGGCAATTCCACCAGCCAATCAAGGTACGT carries:
- a CDS encoding P1 family peptidase, coding for MPAKRRCAELTTRPRARDLGIKIGRVKPGRYNAITDVAGVRVGHMTLIEGEGKLVPGVGPIRTGVTAIHTHGGDMFLEKVTGAVLRINGFGEVTNSEQIHEMGFIEGPILLTNTWNVPRVADALIDWSIARNEAMGVDTWGISPVVAETSDMYLNDIRGRHVKREHVFHAIDTARGGPVEEGAVGGGTGMTCYDFKGGIGTASRKLPEKLGDFTVGVLVQTNFGWRPQLMIDGVPVGRELERYKPLRRKSENPPEIKTLAKVPKPSQGSPVVDGGSVIVIIATDAPCSQRILTRLAMRAQNGLARTGSHTGNTSGDFVIAFSTTRRKKHFADSLTYTAEQIIEQGDIINNMFWSVVEATEEAVLNSLFKSDTMIGRDGRVAAGLPIEETVDLMKKYGHTHVHLP
- a CDS encoding GNAT family acetyltransferase; translation: MELREFTLDDYDVAFALWQDSAPGIGLSRSDTRDEIAKKLQRDPDLFLVATDDGKLIGTVFGGYDGRRGLIYHLAVARVYRGNGLGKILMAEVEKRMAAKGCLKSYLLVKRENEDVIEFYQGLGWDVMDITIMGKNLDAGKKEMC
- a CDS encoding LysM peptidoglycan-binding domain-containing protein, whose amino-acid sequence is MEIKFLRPIVLLSVFCLLVLPGYVSADTPTTHTVAWGETLSSIARTYGVTPQAIANANNIRMDGWLYAGMRLKIPAGNASPAPATTPSGFYTVRAGDTLFSIAARFNTTVDALSTANDLPANGLIYTGWTLKIPTTATRTAPTLAGSARSYVVQSGETLAQIALRHDTTTVALAQANDLPNGWMIYAGQRLVLPGKSPARAAPVAGANEVRITGVPLFRQKQALTCEEASAAMASRGAITEDQLLAVMPRSENPFDGIRGQTNPTYYGGLNDYGVYAQGLQKGLTALGIQSQVLYGQSYDEFKDALLAHLRAGRAVIWWHTWQDSYQSPVMVKLADGTTVKLVPYEHASVIIAASDRGVTYHDPYDATVRFVSWADHRRVSAYFDNMALVIL
- a CDS encoding DUF433 domain-containing protein is translated as MSRTEIGKYIVIDPEICHGQITFAGTRVPIDTVLALLAKGYSVEQLLKSYPELRRPAIEEVVELATESLRLRYHIPLEIAA
- a CDS encoding putative DNA binding domain-containing protein; translated protein: MPQRKKSSQRQWRRMDLHLHTPASADYKQSGVSYLDFLKKAEDKGLDIVAFTDHNSVMGYARFLQQVETLETLARLDRMTDEERKQLGEYRRLREKLLILPGFELTATLGFHILAIFQPETTVRELDHLLMSLNVPADKLDDGSGEVGATTDVLTAYRMVNQAGGLVIAAHANSSHGVAMPGFDFGGQTRIAYTQDSNLHALEVTDLESRSRRRTAMFFNGIKPEYPRRMHCIQGSDAHKLDYDAKFKNEMGVGDRATEILLDDVSFDAIKDVFVGNDFSRTRPYRAATEEPFDPIREAREQGETLVQAFHEKMLDKRNVAPAILQDVVALANTNGGTIYIGANAHARQPVVGVERVEHAIADLKSAISKQINPPLDTQIEALKSQGKTVLQMIVPRGSDVPYALDGAHIYVRSENETTLAMRDEIVQLVRESLAVEFAASPVSEPLPPVEHPAQVQPNVPAPRTGVEIVASDVRKGTHYYSVRDLRNSRIVQNVTLASARSLWQYAISEHEKNPVKAENVQWTGDIGIWKTHKRGGKMRYDLAQRVGDKVLVYYGVTDDGMDGAWHKLVEGENGGEDSATGETRSDIGMPTEIAAEYDAMPDTIPLVGHEPAADMIPPPVLGDEIESYIPPEDLDETATLVMPPAALGEYDEFRTPLGEPLPPADDFEPEAEFVATSDESTMIVDQSPEEVAPPFEMLQSEPEELVPPFETPESEPTSPPLAESVAPPAPKTRAQTWREKLERAMAAMNPGQPTSKSENAERKE
- the lon gene encoding endopeptidase La produces the protein MHIFTGKRESEKEEEPKSPAIPEELPILPLRGTVVYPLTMIPLSVGQARSIRLVDDVTTGSRLIGLVTTKDSAIEDGGPDDVYWTGTAAIIVRLLRAPDDTVRLIVQAMERIRIREFTAQEPYLKARVEVAPENAEKTVEVKALMTNTVELFKRFVALTSHFTEEVLMAVMNIDDPRQLVYALAGNVLRLELKDAQELLELDDVADKLKKLDAIMTKELEVLELGKKIQTQAQDELSKSQRDYILREQMKQIKKELGEEDEQTVEAKEYEKKIAEAQMSPEAEKEAKRELARMKTMPPAAAEYHVIKTYLDWLVELPWTKTSQDNLDIARARQILDEDHYDLKEVKERILEYLSVRKLRLERGGDEEARTYKGSILCFAGPPGVGKTSLGQSIARALGRKFIRMSLGGMHDEAEIRGHRRTYIGALPGRIVQSLKRAESRNPVMMLDEVDKIGADFRGDPSSALLEVLDPAQNKTFRDHYLDVDFDLSQVIFICTANQLDSIQPALRDRMEILVLSGYTEDEKLYIAKGYLVPRQVKENGLKPEEIAFEDDAIRQIARDYTREAGVRNLERNLGSVCRKVATHIAEGKETPVIITPAKVSELLGKPRFYAEVAERTTIPGVATGLVWTPVGGDIVFIEATRMPGGKGFMVTGQLGDVMRESAQAAMSYVRSKAKELGVENKVFEQSDIHVHVPEGATPKDGPSAGVTMATALASLVTDRLVRSDVAMTGEITLRGRVLPVGGIKEKVLAAHRAGLKTVILPKRNEKDLDELPDQVRKDLNFVFAEQVTDVFSAALGEKRVAPGNGSGNGRDAEPATESKDKTPRTAKKKNG